One Pseudomonas sp. FP1742 genomic window carries:
- a CDS encoding putative 2-aminoethylphosphonate ABC transporter substrate-binding protein yields the protein MFKPLALAAAVLTAFSLNAYAAKTELTVYTALEAEQLKTYKEAFEKANPDVEIKWVRDSTGIITAKLLAEKARPQADAVWGLAASSLAILDQQGMLQSYAPKDLGKIGGNYRDAANPPAWVGMDVWAATICFNTVEAEKQGLSKPVSWQDLTKPEYKGKIVMPNPASSGTGFLDVSAWLQTFGEKQGWQYMDDLHQNIGQYVHSGSKPCKLAAAGEFPIGISFEYPAVQLKRQGAPLDIILPKEGLGWEIEATAVIKGTTHEEAAKKLADFSASPAAMELYKENFAVLAQPGIAKPQTELPADYEQRLIKNDFAWASKNRDEILSEWRKRYDGKSEKVAAK from the coding sequence ATGTTCAAGCCCTTGGCCCTGGCCGCTGCTGTCCTCACCGCTTTCAGCCTGAACGCTTACGCGGCGAAAACCGAGTTGACGGTGTACACCGCCCTCGAAGCCGAACAACTGAAAACCTACAAAGAGGCTTTCGAAAAGGCCAACCCGGACGTCGAGATCAAGTGGGTACGCGACTCCACTGGCATCATCACTGCCAAACTGCTGGCCGAAAAAGCCCGTCCGCAAGCCGACGCAGTGTGGGGCCTGGCGGCATCGAGCCTGGCGATCCTCGATCAGCAAGGCATGCTGCAAAGCTACGCGCCGAAGGACCTGGGCAAGATCGGCGGCAACTACCGCGACGCCGCCAACCCACCGGCCTGGGTCGGCATGGATGTGTGGGCGGCAACCATTTGCTTCAACACTGTTGAAGCCGAAAAGCAGGGGCTGAGCAAACCCGTGAGCTGGCAGGACCTGACCAAGCCTGAGTACAAAGGCAAGATCGTCATGCCCAACCCGGCCTCGTCCGGCACCGGTTTCCTCGACGTCAGCGCCTGGCTGCAAACCTTCGGCGAGAAGCAGGGCTGGCAGTACATGGACGACCTGCACCAGAACATCGGCCAGTACGTTCACTCCGGTTCCAAGCCGTGCAAACTCGCGGCGGCTGGTGAGTTCCCGATCGGTATTTCCTTCGAATACCCGGCCGTTCAGTTGAAACGCCAGGGTGCGCCGCTGGACATCATCCTGCCGAAGGAAGGTTTGGGCTGGGAAATCGAAGCGACCGCCGTGATCAAAGGCACCACGCATGAAGAGGCGGCGAAAAAACTCGCTGACTTCTCTGCGAGCCCGGCGGCGATGGAGCTTTATAAAGAGAACTTCGCGGTGCTCGCACAACCGGGTATCGCCAAGCCACAGACCGAATTGCCGGCGGACTATGAGCAGCGCCTGATCAAGAACGACTTTGCCTGGGCCTCGAAGAATCGCGACGAGATCCTCAGCGAATGGCGCAAACGCTATGACGGCAAGTCCGAGAAAGTGGCTGCCAAGTAA